The following coding sequences lie in one Opisthocomus hoazin isolate bOpiHoa1 chromosome 7, bOpiHoa1.hap1, whole genome shotgun sequence genomic window:
- the NRIP3 gene encoding nuclear receptor-interacting protein 3 isoform X2 codes for MFYSGFLTEPSRKEVEIREAASLRQQRRMKQAVQFIHKDSADLLPLDGLKKLGTSKDTQPHNILQRRLMETNLSKLRSSRGSWTPKSDISAQTNKLNQTKLGSSGKTEDEELIVVSCQCAGKELKAVVDTGSQHNLMSSACLDRLGLKEHLKALPSEDEMVSVPQKVRAIGQIECLALTVGAVPVECAALVVEDNEKPFSFGLQTLKSLKCVINMEKHHLVLGKTDREEIPFVGSGSTAAGEHLEA; via the exons ATGTTTTATTCGGGTTTCCTGACAGAGCCGAGTAGAAAAGAAGTGGAGATAAGAGAAGCAGCATCTCTCCGCCAGCAGAGGAGGATGAAGCAGGCGGTTCAGTTTATTCACAAGGATTCTGCAGATCTCCTCCCTCTGGATGGGCTGAAGAAGCTGGGGACTTCAAAAGATACT caacCACATAATATCCTGCAGAGGCGCCTGATGGAGACAAATCTATCAAAATTACGCAGCAGCCGAGGCAGCTGGACTCCAAAGAGTGATATCTCAGCGCAGACCAACAAGCTGAATCAAACCAAACTGGGCAGCTCAGGGAAAACAGAGGATGAGGAGCTCATAGTGGTGAGCTGCCAG TGTGCGGGGAAGGAGCTGAAGGCCGTGGTGGACACTGGCTCGCAGCACAACCTCATGTCGTCTGCCTGCCTGGACAGGCTAGG GTTAAAGGAGCACCTCAAAGCACTCCCCAGTGAAGACGAGATGGTTTCAGTGCCGCAGAAGGTGAGGGCCATCGGCCAGATCGAGTGCCTCGCCCTCACGGTGGGAGCGGTCCCCGTGGAGTGCGCTGCCCTCGTCGTGG AAGACAACGAGAAACCCTTCTCCTTTGGGCTGCAGACACTGAAATCTCTGAAG TGTGTCATAAACATGGAGAAGCACCATCTCGTTCTGGGGAAGACGGACAGGGAAGAAATCCCATTCGTGGGCAGCGGCAGCACTGCGGCGGGAGAGCA TTTGGAGGCATAA
- the NRIP3 gene encoding nuclear receptor-interacting protein 3 isoform X1: MFYSGFLTEPSRKEVEIREAASLRQQRRMKQAVQFIHKDSADLLPLDGLKKLGTSKDTQPHNILQRRLMETNLSKLRSSRGSWTPKSDISAQTNKLNQTKLGSSGKTEDEELIVVSCQCAGKELKAVVDTGSQHNLMSSACLDRLGLKEHLKALPSEDEMVSVPQKVRAIGQIECLALTVGAVPVECAALVVEDNEKPFSFGLQTLKSLKCVINMEKHHLVLGKTDREEIPFVGSGSTAAGEHSLEA, encoded by the exons ATGTTTTATTCGGGTTTCCTGACAGAGCCGAGTAGAAAAGAAGTGGAGATAAGAGAAGCAGCATCTCTCCGCCAGCAGAGGAGGATGAAGCAGGCGGTTCAGTTTATTCACAAGGATTCTGCAGATCTCCTCCCTCTGGATGGGCTGAAGAAGCTGGGGACTTCAAAAGATACT caacCACATAATATCCTGCAGAGGCGCCTGATGGAGACAAATCTATCAAAATTACGCAGCAGCCGAGGCAGCTGGACTCCAAAGAGTGATATCTCAGCGCAGACCAACAAGCTGAATCAAACCAAACTGGGCAGCTCAGGGAAAACAGAGGATGAGGAGCTCATAGTGGTGAGCTGCCAG TGTGCGGGGAAGGAGCTGAAGGCCGTGGTGGACACTGGCTCGCAGCACAACCTCATGTCGTCTGCCTGCCTGGACAGGCTAGG GTTAAAGGAGCACCTCAAAGCACTCCCCAGTGAAGACGAGATGGTTTCAGTGCCGCAGAAGGTGAGGGCCATCGGCCAGATCGAGTGCCTCGCCCTCACGGTGGGAGCGGTCCCCGTGGAGTGCGCTGCCCTCGTCGTGG AAGACAACGAGAAACCCTTCTCCTTTGGGCTGCAGACACTGAAATCTCTGAAG TGTGTCATAAACATGGAGAAGCACCATCTCGTTCTGGGGAAGACGGACAGGGAAGAAATCCCATTCGTGGGCAGCGGCAGCACTGCGGCGGGAGAGCA CAGTTTGGAGGCATAA